Part of the Streptomyces sp. HSG2 genome, AGGTCAACCTGGTCGTCTCGCTGCTGGCCAAGACGGAGTACGCCGTTCCGCGCGTCGTCGCCCGGGTCAACAACCCCAAGAACGAGTGGCTGTTCAACGAGTCGTGGGGGGTGGACGTGGCGGTGTCGACCCCGCGCCTGATGTCGGCTCTGGTGGAGGAGGCGGTCAGCGTCGGGGATCTCGTGCGGCTCCTGCGCTTCAGCCACGGGGACGCCAACCTGGTGGAGCTGACGCTGCCGGAGGAGTCGGCCTTGGCGGGCACCCGGGTCGGGGACGTGGACTGGCCGCAGGACACCTCCCTGGTGACCATCATCCGCGGCAATCGCGTGCTGACACCGTCCGGCGAGGACTCTCTCGAGGCCGGTGACGAGCTTCTCTTCGTGGCCGCTCCCGCCCGGGAGGAACGTCTGGAGGAGCTGCTGTCGGCCAGACGGGACTCCACGACGAACTGAGTGAGGCGGCGCGCGCCGGTCACGACTCGGTGCGCGCCCGCGCCGGTTCCGGCCACCACCGGGCGACGTCACGCCCTTCGGTGCCTGCCCCCGCCGTTGTCCGCCGCGCCCGTGGTGCCCGACTCGAAGGAGCCGGCGACCGGTGCGGCGTCGCCGGCTGGGGCCGTCGCACGGCCGAGGGCCTCGCCGTCCGCGGCCTCGGTGGCCTCGCGCCGCGCTCGCTCGGCCGCCTCCATCTCCGCGAAGACGTCGATCGGTGCGGGAGCCTTCGCCAGGAAGATCCAGGTCAACCACACGGCCAGCAGGAACGGCGGGATCTTCAGGGCGACCAGGACCCAGCCGAGCTGCTCGACGTTCGCCCACCAGTACAGCGGGAAGAGGATCGCGCACTTGCCGAGCAGGATCGCGCCCCAGGCGTAGCTGGCCTTGGTGTAGGCCTTCTTTCGGCCCGGGTTCCGGGAGCGCCAGGAGAGGTTCTCCTTGAAGACCGGCCCGAGCAGCAGACCGATCAACGGGACGCCGGCCATGGCGGTGACGACATAGGCGAGACCGAGGCCGAGGGTGTACAGCATGCCGGGGAGGTAGAAGTTCCGCGCGCTGCCCGTCATCATCGCGAAGACGACACCGAAGGCGACCCCGAAGACTCCGCTGAAGGCGTGCTTGACCGTGTCCTTCCGGACCAGTCGGACGGCGACCAGCACGAGCGCGGCGGCGAGCGCCGCGATGGCGGACATGTGCAGATCGCTGTTGACGGTGTAGATCGAGACGAAGAGCAGTCCGGGCAACACGGTCTCGACCATGCCCCGCACGCCGCCGAAGGCCTCGAAGAGGGCGGCCTCCGTGACCGCCCTCGCCTCGTCCGCTGCCCGACCGTCCGCGGTCGGCTTGTCCAGGGGCGTCACCGGCTACTCCCGTCCGAGGGGGCGAAGTTCGTACTTCGGGTTGAAGAGCACCCGGCGACCTCGGCTCATCGAGATCCTGCCCGATGCGATGAGCCTGCGTCCCGGCTCGATGCCGACGATGGAGCGCCTGCCCAGCCACACCACGTCCAGGGGAGCGGAGCCGTCGAACAGCTCGGCCTCGAGAGTCGGGACGCCCGCCCTGGGTCGCAGCGTGACCGTGCGCAAGGTACCAGTAACCGTGACGATCTGCCGATCCAGGCAGTCGCCGATCCTGGTGCAGCCGGCGGTCGCGGCTTCCTCCCGCAGTTCCGCGGACTCCAGGTCCTCCTGCGAGGAGGAGAGCCGGTCGATTATGCGCCGGAAGCGGCCCACCGGCTTGTCGGAACGGGGAGCACTCATACCTGAAGCGTACCGGGGCGGAACGACGGTCAGGCGGCCACCGGACGACAAGCGCCTCGGGCCCCGAGATCGCGGGCCCGCGTGCGCGCCGGGCCGGGCGATTGGCCCGTTCCGGCCCCTGCCGGCCGGCCGGACCGCCCGATCGACGGCCTCCCGGGCCCTCGATCGGGGAGGGAAGGCCCCGACCGGCGTCTAGCGGACTTCGGTGATCTCCGGCCCGCGCTGCAGCTGGCCCATGCCTCCGGAGAAGCGGGAGCCCTCTTCCTGTTGCACGCCCTCGGGGACCATCTGCGCGTCGTTGGGGAGCTTGAGCACGATCGGGTCACGCGGAGCCATCGGGCCGTCACCGCGTACGACGACGGTGTCCCGGAAGATCTGCTCCAGGAGCCCGGCCGCCTGGGGTTGCACGGCGCCCTGCCCGGAGATCACGCCGCGCAGGAACCAGCGGGACCCGTCCACGCCGACGAACCGGACGACCTGGAAGCCACCGGTGCCGTCCGGCAGCTGCACCGGGACCTGCGCCCGCAGCTCCCACCCGAGCGGTCCCTCGACCTCGTCGATGATGCCACCCTGTCGGGTGATGCCGGACGCGATCTCCTCGCGCACCTCGGACCAGATGCCCTCGCGCCTCGGCGCGGCGAAGGCCTGGAGCTGGATGGCGCTGTCGCGCAGCACCACCGTCGCCGCGACGATGGCGTCGCCGGCGACCTCGACCCGCAGCTCCATGCCGTCGACTCCCGGCACGAAGAGGCCGCCGAGATCGACACGCCCCTCGGCGGGGTCGCCGATCTCGCCGCTGTCCCACGGCCCGTCCGGTCGGGGTTCCGGTTCCAGCCGGACCCGCGAGGTCTCGCCGTCCGCCTCGGTGTCGACGCCGTCGACGACCTGCTCGGCCTCGCCCGCCGCGTCATCGGCGGCGCTCATCTTCTTGCGACGTCCGAACACGTCACTGTCCTTCCCGGTCGGATACGACCGAAGCGTATCGATTCCCGCCCGCGGAGCCACCCCCGGCGGCCGGACCGCCCGGGTTCCCGGCGGGTCGCGCCCCGGCATGGCCTCCGGTGGATCCGAGGCCGCCCTCGCCCCGAGCGGAGTCGGGGAGGTGCGCGACCTCACGGAAGCGGACCCGCTCGACCCGCTGGACGACCAGCTGGGCGATCCGATCGAAGCGTTCGAACCGCACCGGCTCGCGTGGATCGAGATTCACCACGATCACCTTGATCTCTCCACGGTACCCGGCATCGATGGTCCCCGGGGCATTCACCAGGGCGACACCGCAGCGGGCGGCGAGGCCGGAGCGCGGATGCACGAAGGCCGCGTATCCCTCGGGCAGCGCCACGGACACCCCCGTGGGAAGGACGACGCGCTCACCGGGCGCGACGACCCGGGCGACCGTGGTCCGCAGGTCGGCCCCGGCGTCCCCGGGCAGGGCGTACGTCGGGAGAGGTACGTCGGGGTCGACGCGGCGGAGGTCGACTTCGATCCCGCTGTG contains:
- a CDS encoding DUF3710 domain-containing protein, whose product is MFGRRKKMSAADDAAGEAEQVVDGVDTEADGETSRVRLEPEPRPDGPWDSGEIGDPAEGRVDLGGLFVPGVDGMELRVEVAGDAIVAATVVLRDSAIQLQAFAAPRREGIWSEVREEIASGITRQGGIIDEVEGPLGWELRAQVPVQLPDGTGGFQVVRFVGVDGSRWFLRGVISGQGAVQPQAAGLLEQIFRDTVVVRGDGPMAPRDPIVLKLPNDAQMVPEGVQQEEGSRFSGGMGQLQRGPEITEVR
- a CDS encoding TrkA family potassium uptake protein; amino-acid sequence: MRVAIAGAGAVGRSIAGELLENAHEVLLIDKAPTAISVERVPQAEWLLADACEITSLDEAALQRCNVVIAATGDDKVNLVVSLLAKTEYAVPRVVARVNNPKNEWLFNESWGVDVAVSTPRLMSALVEEAVSVGDLVRLLRFSHGDANLVELTLPEESALAGTRVGDVDWPQDTSLVTIIRGNRVLTPSGEDSLEAGDELLFVAAPAREERLEELLSARRDSTTN
- a CDS encoding DUF3159 domain-containing protein, translated to MTPLDKPTADGRAADEARAVTEAALFEAFGGVRGMVETVLPGLLFVSIYTVNSDLHMSAIAALAAALVLVAVRLVRKDTVKHAFSGVFGVAFGVVFAMMTGSARNFYLPGMLYTLGLGLAYVVTAMAGVPLIGLLLGPVFKENLSWRSRNPGRKKAYTKASYAWGAILLGKCAILFPLYWWANVEQLGWVLVALKIPPFLLAVWLTWIFLAKAPAPIDVFAEMEAAERARREATEAADGEALGRATAPAGDAAPVAGSFESGTTGAADNGGGRHRRA
- the dut gene encoding dUTP diphosphatase, which gives rise to MSHSGIEVDLRRVDPDVPLPTYALPGDAGADLRTTVARVVAPGERVVLPTGVSVALPEGYAAFVHPRSGLAARCGVALVNAPGTIDAGYRGEIKVIVVNLDPREPVRFERFDRIAQLVVQRVERVRFREVAHLPDSARGEGGLGSTGGHAGARPAGNPGGPAAGGGSAGGNRYASVVSDREGQ
- a CDS encoding OB-fold nucleic acid binding domain-containing protein, with the protein product MSAPRSDKPVGRFRRIIDRLSSSQEDLESAELREEAATAGCTRIGDCLDRQIVTVTGTLRTVTLRPRAGVPTLEAELFDGSAPLDVVWLGRRSIVGIEPGRRLIASGRISMSRGRRVLFNPKYELRPLGRE